Proteins from a single region of Aerococcus viridans:
- a CDS encoding redox-sensing transcriptional repressor Rex, which translates to MRKIPKATAKRLPLYHRYLRVFKNMGKTRVSSTELSEAVKVESATIRRDFSYFGALGKRGYGYDIDALLDFFGKTLSQDRLTTVALVGVGNLGNALLNYNFKKSNNVRIGAAFDINQDIIGTVHNGVPVYDMKDLTQQLKLMDIEVVILSVPEAVAQDMIPSLEQAGIKGILNFTPVRLNVPDSIRVQDVDFTNELQTLIYFISTNS; encoded by the coding sequence ATGCGTAAAATACCCAAAGCTACAGCCAAAAGATTGCCACTCTACCACCGTTACCTACGTGTATTTAAAAATATGGGGAAAACACGTGTTTCTTCAACAGAATTAAGTGAAGCAGTAAAAGTTGAAAGTGCAACGATCAGACGTGACTTTTCATACTTTGGTGCCTTAGGAAAACGAGGGTATGGCTATGATATTGATGCTTTATTAGACTTCTTTGGTAAGACACTAAGCCAAGATCGTTTAACAACAGTTGCATTAGTTGGTGTAGGTAATCTCGGTAATGCCTTATTGAATTATAACTTCAAAAAATCAAACAATGTACGAATCGGTGCTGCTTTCGATATCAATCAGGATATCATTGGTACGGTCCACAATGGTGTACCTGTTTATGATATGAAGGATTTAACGCAACAATTAAAATTAATGGATATAGAAGTGGTCATTCTCTCAGTACCTGAAGCAGTTGCTCAAGATATGATACCGTCGTTAGAACAAGCAGGTATCAAAGGCATCTTGAACTTTACGCCCGTGAGATTAAATGTACCGGATAGTATTCGGGTGCAAGATGTAGACTTCACGAACGAACTACAAACCTTAATCTACTTCATCTCAACAAATTCATAG
- the groL gene encoding chaperonin GroEL (60 kDa chaperone family; promotes refolding of misfolded polypeptides especially under stressful conditions; forms two stacked rings of heptamers to form a barrel-shaped 14mer; ends can be capped by GroES; misfolded proteins enter the barrel where they are refolded when GroES binds) — MAKDIKFSEDARQSMVRGIDILADTVKVTLGPKGRNVVLDQSYGSPLITNDGVTIAKEIELEDKFEDMGAKLVAEVASKTNDIAGDGTTTATVLTQAIVTEGMKNVTAGANPVGVRRGIDKAIRVASDRLSEISVPVDSKGAIANVASISSGDSEVGDLIAEAMEKVGQDGVITIEESQSIDTSLDVVEGMQFDRGYLSQYMVTDNDKMEAVLENPYILLTDKKISNIQDILPVLEQVVQEGRALLLVADDIDGEALPTLVLNKIRGTFNVVGVKAPAFGDRRKAMLEDLSILTGGQVITEDLGLELKDTTIDQLGSANRVVITKDETTIVEGAGDKEQLAQRVAQIRSQIEETTSEYDREKLLERLAKLAGGVAVVKVGAATESELKERKLRIEDALNATRAAVDQGIVAGGGTAFVNAKKAVAELAETLVGDEQTGAQIVLRALEAPVRQIAENAGLEGSVIVEKLKEQADGIGFNAATSEWVNMIEEGIVDPTKVSRSALQNAGSVAGLILSTEAAVASQPQPEPQMPAMDPSAGMY; from the coding sequence ATGGCAAAAGATATTAAATTTTCAGAAGATGCACGTCAATCTATGGTTCGTGGGATTGATATACTAGCTGATACGGTGAAAGTAACCTTAGGACCAAAAGGTCGTAATGTTGTTTTAGACCAAAGTTATGGTTCACCGCTAATCACTAACGATGGTGTAACTATCGCCAAAGAAATTGAATTAGAAGATAAATTTGAAGATATGGGTGCAAAACTAGTTGCTGAAGTAGCTTCAAAAACAAATGATATTGCCGGTGACGGTACAACAACTGCAACTGTTTTAACACAAGCAATTGTAACTGAAGGTATGAAAAACGTTACTGCTGGTGCTAATCCAGTGGGTGTTCGTCGCGGGATTGACAAAGCAATTCGCGTAGCTTCAGATCGTTTATCTGAAATTTCAGTTCCTGTAGATTCTAAAGGCGCAATCGCTAACGTTGCATCAATTTCATCAGGTGACAGCGAAGTTGGTGACTTAATTGCAGAAGCAATGGAAAAAGTTGGCCAAGATGGCGTCATCACTATTGAAGAATCTCAATCAATTGATACCTCTCTAGATGTTGTTGAAGGTATGCAATTTGACCGTGGTTACCTATCTCAATATATGGTAACTGACAATGACAAGATGGAAGCTGTTTTAGAAAATCCTTATATTTTATTAACAGATAAAAAGATTTCTAATATCCAAGACATCTTGCCAGTTCTAGAACAAGTTGTTCAAGAAGGTCGTGCATTATTATTAGTAGCTGACGATATTGATGGTGAAGCATTACCAACACTAGTTTTAAATAAAATCCGTGGTACTTTCAACGTTGTTGGGGTAAAAGCACCAGCCTTTGGTGACCGTCGTAAAGCTATGTTAGAAGACCTATCTATCTTAACAGGTGGTCAAGTTATTACTGAAGATTTAGGACTTGAATTAAAAGATACGACAATTGACCAATTAGGTTCTGCTAACCGCGTTGTAATCACAAAAGATGAAACAACTATTGTTGAGGGTGCAGGCGATAAAGAGCAATTAGCACAACGTGTTGCCCAAATCCGTAGCCAAATTGAAGAAACAACTTCTGAATATGACCGTGAGAAATTATTAGAACGCTTAGCTAAATTAGCCGGTGGTGTTGCAGTTGTTAAAGTTGGTGCAGCTACTGAGTCAGAATTAAAAGAACGTAAATTACGTATCGAGGATGCTTTAAATGCCACACGTGCGGCTGTTGATCAAGGTATCGTAGCTGGTGGTGGTACTGCCTTCGTCAATGCTAAAAAAGCAGTTGCTGAATTAGCTGAAACATTAGTTGGTGATGAACAAACTGGTGCACAAATCGTCTTACGTGCTTTAGAAGCACCAGTACGTCAAATCGCTGAGAATGCTGGTTTAGAAGGATCTGTTATTGTTGAAAAATTAAAAGAACAAGCAGACGGCATTGGTTTTAATGCAGCAACTTCTGAATGGGTAAACATGATTGAAGAAGGAATTGTTGACCCAACAAAAGTTTCTCGCTCAGCATTGCAAAACGCGGGTTCAGTAGCTGGATTAATCCTATCTACTGAAGCAGCTGTTGCAAGCCAACCGCAACCTGAACCACAAATGCCAGCAATGGATCCAAGTGCAGGTATGTATTAA
- a CDS encoding amidase: MLFTEDASYYAEQIKEGKLSVKEVVTAALENMTALNPTLNAVVWRQDADALAKADEYDALLAKMSPQEKADLPPFFGVPTLIKDLGQSQAGQLAASGSILLKDNMATVTDNFVQAVEKAGFIAVGRSNVPEFGFKGISDSKAFGAVNSPIDTNRNPGGSSGGAAAALKSGMVPLTYASDGGGSIRMPASYSGLIGLKPSRGRMPVGPGQYRSWQGAAVPFALTKSVRDTWTLLKALQVTQYEAPFPMPTIEEDQLVDLDRPLRIGYLTDLNDQLTISEVGQAVLDQVIDQLKALGHDVFQVADPVDRIQVMKSYFKMNSVETTVMMEGIAQALGRELTDADMEPLTWAIYRSGYKISAVELSQMIGDWDQWAAIYEAAFKHYDLLLTPTTNGPAPKHGIFEADEKILAAEKSIDQLSQDDQQQLIWDHFGQSILYSPYVSIVNLIGQPAISLPMFKNKEGLPIGAHFIANKGNEYLLLQLAKQIEAADLLDTDIVNLEENLPQFRK; encoded by the coding sequence ATGTTATTTACAGAAGATGCGAGCTACTATGCTGAACAGATTAAAGAGGGCAAGTTGTCAGTTAAGGAGGTTGTGACTGCTGCTTTAGAGAATATGACGGCTTTGAACCCGACTTTAAATGCGGTTGTTTGGCGTCAAGACGCAGATGCCTTGGCCAAAGCGGATGAGTATGACGCACTTTTAGCTAAGATGAGCCCGCAAGAAAAAGCGGATTTACCCCCATTTTTCGGGGTGCCAACTTTAATTAAAGATCTTGGCCAGTCACAAGCTGGTCAGTTGGCTGCGAGTGGGTCGATATTACTCAAAGATAATATGGCGACGGTAACGGACAATTTTGTTCAAGCTGTTGAAAAGGCTGGTTTTATCGCGGTCGGTCGGTCTAACGTGCCTGAATTTGGTTTTAAAGGGATTAGTGATTCTAAAGCTTTTGGCGCGGTTAATTCGCCGATTGATACCAACCGTAATCCAGGTGGTTCAAGTGGTGGTGCAGCTGCGGCCTTAAAATCGGGAATGGTGCCCTTAACCTATGCTTCTGATGGAGGCGGGTCGATTCGAATGCCGGCGTCTTATTCAGGACTGATTGGTTTGAAACCGAGTCGTGGGCGTATGCCAGTTGGCCCTGGTCAATACCGGAGCTGGCAAGGGGCGGCGGTACCTTTTGCCTTAACAAAATCGGTCCGTGATACTTGGACATTGTTGAAGGCCTTGCAGGTAACCCAATACGAGGCGCCTTTTCCAATGCCAACAATCGAAGAAGACCAGTTGGTGGATTTAGACCGGCCCTTACGTATTGGTTATCTGACTGATTTGAATGACCAATTAACCATCAGTGAAGTGGGGCAGGCTGTCTTAGACCAGGTAATCGATCAGTTGAAAGCTCTAGGTCATGATGTCTTTCAAGTTGCGGATCCAGTGGACCGGATTCAGGTCATGAAGTCTTACTTTAAAATGAACAGCGTTGAAACTACGGTGATGATGGAGGGGATTGCTCAAGCACTTGGCCGTGAATTAACGGATGCAGATATGGAACCCTTGACTTGGGCGATTTACCGGTCTGGTTACAAAATTTCGGCGGTGGAATTAAGCCAAATGATCGGCGACTGGGATCAATGGGCTGCCATTTATGAAGCAGCGTTCAAGCATTATGACCTCTTATTGACACCAACAACGAATGGCCCAGCGCCTAAACATGGGATTTTTGAAGCCGATGAAAAAATTCTTGCAGCGGAAAAAAGTATCGACCAGCTAAGCCAAGACGATCAGCAACAACTGATTTGGGACCATTTTGGCCAATCAATCCTTTATTCGCCATATGTGTCGATTGTCAACTTAATCGGCCAACCAGCGATTTCCCTGCCGATGTTTAAAAATAAAGAAGGACTGCCAATTGGGGCGCATTTTATTGCCAACAAAGGAAACGAATACCTGCTGTTGCAATTGGCTAAGCAAATTGAAGCAGCTGACTTGTTGGATACAGATATTGTCAATTTAGAGGAAAATCTACCACAATTTAGAAAATAA
- the argH gene encoding argininosuccinate lyase: MAIWSNKFHEEMSQDAYQFNQSIQVDYRLLDADLRGSKAHAAMLGHQGILSLEESDSLVKELEQMRQDYADGTLVVDFTTEDVHSFIEAELTDRLGTIGKKVHTGRSRNDQVATAMRIYVLDELQDFIEKTQVAIEAILTKAEGHLDTIMPGYTHLQRAQPITYAHYLLAYAQMFSRDLSRFADLSDRVANDMPLGAGALATSTYPIDPFYTTEQVAGFTAPYVNSIDAVSNNDYAIEFLSDLAMMSMHMSRYAEETIMWSSQEFRFISLKDSFSTGSSIMPQKKNADIHELMRGKTGRVYGNLMSVLTIMKGLPLAYNKDLQEIKEQLFDGIDHVKAMLSLLPGMLEATIVNKEVMYAACGTGFLNATDCADYLTNKGMAFRDAYQVSGDLVGYCTENRKSLEELTLDEYQKYSELFDADIYDAIDLKNCVYRRNVAGGPAPEAVTAAILRVRANIY; the protein is encoded by the coding sequence ATGGCCATCTGGTCTAATAAATTTCACGAGGAAATGTCACAAGATGCTTATCAATTTAACCAATCTATCCAAGTAGATTACCGCTTGTTGGACGCTGACCTCCGTGGGTCAAAAGCCCATGCGGCCATGTTAGGTCACCAAGGGATTCTTAGTTTAGAGGAGTCGGACAGCTTGGTAAAAGAGCTTGAGCAAATGCGTCAAGATTATGCGGATGGGACTTTAGTCGTTGATTTTACAACGGAAGATGTTCATTCTTTCATCGAGGCTGAGTTGACCGACCGTCTTGGCACAATTGGGAAGAAGGTTCATACTGGCCGGTCTCGTAATGACCAGGTAGCGACAGCTATGCGGATTTATGTGCTAGATGAATTGCAAGATTTTATCGAGAAAACCCAAGTAGCGATTGAGGCTATTTTGACAAAAGCAGAGGGACACTTGGACACGATTATGCCGGGCTACACCCACTTACAACGGGCACAACCAATCACTTATGCCCACTATTTATTGGCCTATGCGCAGATGTTCAGCCGTGACTTATCGCGGTTTGCGGACCTTTCTGACCGGGTAGCGAACGATATGCCACTTGGTGCGGGGGCCTTAGCAACGTCTACTTACCCAATTGACCCTTTCTATACAACTGAACAGGTGGCAGGTTTCACAGCACCGTATGTTAACTCAATCGATGCGGTATCCAACAACGATTATGCCATCGAATTCCTGTCAGATTTAGCCATGATGTCCATGCACATGTCCCGTTACGCGGAAGAAACGATTATGTGGTCCAGCCAAGAATTCCGTTTCATCAGCCTGAAAGATTCCTTCTCAACTGGTTCATCGATCATGCCACAGAAGAAGAATGCCGATATCCATGAATTAATGCGTGGAAAAACGGGCCGGGTTTACGGGAATCTGATGAGTGTCTTAACCATTATGAAAGGCCTGCCGCTTGCTTACAATAAAGATCTGCAAGAAATTAAGGAGCAGCTTTTTGACGGGATTGACCATGTGAAAGCGATGTTATCTCTATTACCGGGCATGTTAGAAGCGACAATCGTCAATAAAGAAGTTATGTATGCAGCTTGTGGAACTGGTTTTTTAAACGCGACAGACTGTGCAGACTACCTGACCAACAAGGGGATGGCCTTTAGAGATGCCTACCAAGTATCTGGAGATTTAGTGGGTTACTGTACGGAAAACCGCAAGAGCTTGGAAGAATTAACCTTGGATGAATACCAAAAATACTCAGAATTATTTGATGCCGATATTTATGACGCCATCGATTTGAAGAATTGTGTTTACCGCCGGAATGTTGCTGGGGGGCCAGCGCCAGAAGCGGTGACTGCAGCAATCCTAAGGGTTCGAGCTAATATTTACTAG
- a CDS encoding co-chaperone GroES produces the protein MIKPLNGRAVVRVEEAKEQTVSGIVLPSAAKEKQQVGVVEAVAENTEDFTSQLKEGDRVLFEKYAGSTFEYDGQELLIIKESDIIAIVD, from the coding sequence ATGATTAAACCATTAAACGGACGCGCAGTTGTGAGAGTTGAAGAGGCTAAAGAGCAAACAGTTTCAGGCATCGTATTACCGTCAGCTGCCAAAGAGAAACAACAAGTAGGTGTTGTTGAAGCAGTTGCTGAGAATACAGAAGATTTCACATCACAATTGAAAGAAGGCGACCGCGTTCTATTTGAAAAATATGCAGGTTCAACATTTGAATATGATGGTCAAGAATTATTAATTATTAAAGAAAGCGACATTATCGCAATTGTAGATTAG